One Candidatus Korarchaeum sp. genomic region harbors:
- a CDS encoding cell division protein FtsZ — protein MIQAPESARVTMTVVGVGGAGCNTLNRLKEVGAPVKTIAIHTEANHLKAVKSDVKLLVGETVTGGFGSGGNPNVGERAIMADLDRIMAAIGRPHVLIVTGGLGGGTASGGVAPILSAIKDRFPDVIRIALVSFPFSWEGLGKVNNARYGLSRIMNVADLTIVNLNDILSRKIGYIQVQYAFKYADSLLAAVISDLANLFYMPHVVSISFADFEAVVREAGLGAVGLGVGGRVADAAKTALGNILLDAEIKEADSALVYLQATPNTSLEEAGSATKLLTEDYLLERVYWGFRIAEDLTEPRITVIASGVRSPTLEGLLGISATR, from the coding sequence ATGATCCAGGCGCCTGAGTCAGCTAGGGTAACGATGACCGTCGTCGGCGTGGGCGGTGCCGGCTGCAACACGCTGAACAGGTTGAAGGAGGTCGGTGCTCCCGTGAAGACCATAGCCATACACACTGAGGCCAACCACCTGAAGGCCGTCAAATCCGACGTGAAGCTCCTAGTCGGCGAAACTGTGACTGGAGGATTCGGTAGCGGGGGAAATCCGAACGTAGGCGAAAGGGCTATAATGGCCGACCTCGATAGGATAATGGCCGCCATAGGCAGGCCCCACGTGCTCATAGTCACGGGAGGGCTGGGAGGAGGGACCGCGTCAGGCGGCGTGGCACCGATACTCTCAGCGATCAAGGACAGGTTCCCCGATGTGATAAGGATAGCCCTGGTCTCATTCCCGTTCTCATGGGAGGGCTTGGGTAAGGTCAATAACGCCAGGTACGGTCTCTCGAGGATAATGAATGTCGCTGACCTAACCATAGTGAACCTGAACGACATACTGAGTAGGAAGATAGGCTACATTCAGGTGCAATATGCCTTCAAGTACGCGGACTCCCTGCTAGCGGCCGTCATCTCGGACCTAGCTAACCTGTTCTACATGCCCCACGTGGTGAGCATAAGCTTCGCCGACTTCGAGGCCGTGGTGAGGGAGGCCGGACTGGGGGCCGTGGGCTTAGGGGTAGGAGGTAGAGTAGCTGACGCGGCTAAGACAGCCCTGGGGAACATACTCCTGGATGCCGAGATAAAGGAAGCTGACTCAGCATTGGTCTACCTGCAGGCGACTCCCAACACCAGCTTAGAGGAGGCTGGCTCAGCCACTAAGCTACTGACGGAGGACTACTTGCTCGAGAGGGTATATTGGGGTTTCAGGATAGCTGAGGATCTCACTGAGCCGAGGATAACCGTTATAGCATCCGGTGTGAGGTCCCCCACTCTTGAGGGTCTGCTCGGGATCTCTGCTACGAGATAA
- a CDS encoding PRC-barrel domain-containing protein, which yields MLRRDEVIGKEVVDSSGRKVGIVSDVVIDEEGKANLLIKAKILRGGSEKELEYTLPPSSILAVGDVVLVKGVVEVRRK from the coding sequence TTGCTCAGGAGGGACGAAGTGATAGGCAAGGAAGTGGTGGACAGTTCAGGGAGGAAGGTGGGAATAGTAAGCGACGTGGTGATAGATGAGGAGGGAAAGGCTAACCTATTAATAAAGGCAAAGATTTTGAGAGGGGGAAGCGAGAAGGAACTGGAGTACACACTCCCCCCTTCAAGTATTTTAGCTGTTGGTGATGTGGTGTTAGTTAAAGGTGTTGTGGAGGTGAGGAGGAAGTGA
- a CDS encoding cell division protein FtsZ gives MSRSELARASELSALKMVLVGVGGCGCNTVNNVKRYGVRVPTVAVNTDAPVLQRISADIKILIGEGAHKGRGAAGSPELGKMIAEQDMDKILTPLRDKELIMITAGMGGGTGTGAGPTIAEAVKEKFPDKIVIGIVTLPFVSEGPTRIRNAQWGLSRMLDSADMTVVNANDLLKERAGNLPVSQAFREMDKLLVDIIDSIVGLQDIVPQPGLVNIDYSNMEVLVRGSGLGFIGIGRGRSASEAFRAAIAANYSEADIRNAKGAIVYVEGNQSQLVMRELDRIPQTLSSDYNIMSIFWGIKPNWKLYEPKIMLLATGVRSELVDKWLQGGI, from the coding sequence ATGTCCAGATCGGAGCTAGCTAGGGCTTCGGAGCTCTCGGCCCTCAAGATGGTGTTAGTTGGGGTTGGAGGTTGCGGGTGCAACACCGTCAACAACGTCAAGAGGTACGGTGTGAGAGTGCCTACCGTAGCTGTTAACACCGATGCACCGGTGCTGCAGAGGATAAGCGCCGACATCAAGATACTGATAGGGGAAGGGGCTCACAAGGGTAGAGGTGCAGCAGGCTCCCCCGAACTGGGGAAGATGATAGCCGAGCAGGACATGGATAAGATACTCACCCCCCTGAGGGATAAGGAGCTCATAATGATAACGGCTGGCATGGGTGGAGGTACTGGCACTGGAGCGGGACCGACCATAGCTGAAGCTGTGAAGGAGAAGTTCCCTGACAAGATAGTTATAGGAATAGTCACGCTACCCTTCGTATCCGAAGGCCCCACTAGGATAAGGAACGCTCAGTGGGGTCTCTCCAGGATGCTCGACTCCGCCGACATGACCGTGGTCAACGCTAACGACCTGTTAAAGGAGAGAGCAGGCAATTTGCCAGTCAGTCAGGCTTTCAGAGAGATGGATAAGTTGCTAGTAGACATAATAGACTCAATAGTCGGCCTTCAGGATATAGTACCTCAGCCCGGCTTAGTGAACATAGATTACAGCAACATGGAGGTACTCGTCAGGGGATCGGGCTTAGGTTTCATAGGGATAGGGAGGGGGAGGAGTGCTTCAGAAGCCTTCAGGGCAGCGATAGCCGCTAACTACAGCGAAGCCGATATAAGGAACGCCAAGGGAGCGATAGTTTACGTTGAGGGCAATCAGTCGCAGCTAGTGATGAGGGAGCTCGATAGGATACCCCAAACGCTTTCATCGGACTACAACATAATGAGCATATTCTGGGGAATAAAGCCCAACTGGAAGCTCTATGAGCCTAAGATAATGCTCCTAGCCACCGGGGTCAGATCCGAGCTAGTGGACAAGTGGCTGCAAGGAGGGATATGA
- a CDS encoding cell division protein FtsZ → MAVRRRGVDRGLEDVEKVTEARINIVGVGGCGNNIISAFYKKFPKNVKTIAVNTDSAVLRKTEADEKVLIGRYTHKGRGAQGVPDIGREAMEEDIESVLRALDERVDIVIGIAGMGGGTGSGGLPVLMREVGLRNRDAIKISVVTLPMKEEGEERRRNAQFSLRETMEVSDVTIVNANDLAMERARSVDLNYAFSLVNRKIERSIYALVKMQSTQTGPGYVNVDLSNFSRISYQSGLGFIGVGRGQYIFQAFDDALQDDYAKCDLTEAKGAVIYFEGKSVDLRVDQMREATDILSRRYRIPTVFMGVRPTFEYPDVRVNLLVTQVRSQYVDDFLAELGL, encoded by the coding sequence ATGGCGGTTAGGAGGAGGGGTGTTGATAGGGGCCTTGAGGATGTTGAGAAGGTAACCGAGGCTAGGATAAACATAGTTGGTGTAGGTGGATGCGGTAATAACATAATCAGCGCTTTTTACAAGAAGTTCCCTAAGAACGTCAAGACCATAGCTGTTAACACCGACTCAGCCGTACTGAGGAAGACGGAGGCTGATGAGAAGGTACTGATAGGCAGATACACTCACAAGGGTAGAGGGGCTCAGGGCGTACCTGATATAGGCAGGGAAGCGATGGAGGAGGACATAGAAAGCGTGCTAAGGGCTTTGGATGAGAGAGTGGATATAGTGATAGGCATAGCTGGGATGGGAGGAGGAACTGGATCGGGAGGACTTCCCGTCCTGATGAGGGAGGTGGGATTGAGGAACAGGGACGCCATAAAGATATCTGTGGTTACGCTACCCATGAAGGAGGAGGGTGAGGAGAGGAGGAGGAACGCCCAGTTCTCATTGAGGGAAACCATGGAGGTTTCGGATGTGACGATAGTCAACGCCAACGACCTAGCTATGGAGAGAGCTAGATCCGTTGATCTAAACTACGCTTTCTCACTCGTGAACAGGAAGATAGAGAGGAGTATCTATGCTTTAGTTAAGATGCAGAGCACTCAGACAGGGCCAGGATACGTTAACGTTGATTTGAGCAACTTCTCCAGGATATCGTATCAGTCAGGGCTGGGCTTCATAGGAGTGGGCAGAGGGCAGTACATATTCCAGGCATTTGATGATGCCTTACAGGATGATTACGCCAAGTGCGATCTCACTGAAGCTAAGGGGGCCGTGATCTACTTCGAGGGCAAGTCCGTGGACCTAAGGGTAGATCAGATGAGGGAAGCCACCGATATCTTGAGCAGGAGGTACAGAATTCCCACGGTCTTCATGGGAGTTAGGCCTACCTTTGAGTACCCCGACGTGAGGGTGAACCTCCTGGTGACCCAGGTCCGCTCCCAATACGTTGATGATTTTTTGGCTGAGTTAGGTCTGTGA
- a CDS encoding metal ABC transporter permease, which produces MILIAVLTAILTGFLLGTLGFYVQRMGVSTLSFSVAHTALAGASIGLVIGFDPIYGAFSFSLISSIILGILFSRSEYERELLSMALFSASSSVALLSIYLSNIRVLATSEVASVLWGSLLAATPGKVISMSLLLLILSGYASAFRLELSSMIFDRRLAEAEGVRVVLHSTVMLAICGAAIALALKVTGGFLVFSLLYNPVAASVPLLRSDRYQPMASAIIGVISSLSGLWMSYAFDLPVGASISLFSVILLAISKLISKIRRRIFVL; this is translated from the coding sequence TTGATTCTCATAGCAGTGCTTACAGCGATCCTAACCGGCTTCCTACTCGGTACCCTGGGTTTCTACGTGCAGAGAATGGGTGTGAGCACTCTGAGCTTCAGCGTAGCCCATACGGCACTCGCAGGAGCGTCTATAGGACTTGTCATCGGATTTGATCCCATTTATGGAGCTTTTTCATTCTCACTCATATCGTCCATCATCCTAGGAATATTGTTCTCAAGATCCGAGTACGAGAGGGAGCTCCTAAGCATGGCCCTATTCTCAGCATCATCCTCAGTAGCTCTTCTCTCGATATACCTATCGAATATCAGGGTTCTAGCGACCTCAGAGGTAGCTAGTGTCCTCTGGGGGAGCTTACTGGCTGCTACCCCTGGGAAGGTGATAAGTATGTCCTTGCTCCTCCTCATCCTCTCGGGTTACGCATCGGCCTTCAGGCTCGAGTTGAGCTCGATGATCTTCGATAGGAGGTTAGCGGAGGCCGAGGGTGTGAGGGTGGTTCTGCACAGTACTGTCATGCTAGCCATTTGCGGCGCAGCTATAGCTCTCGCTTTGAAGGTGACAGGTGGCTTCCTTGTCTTCTCGCTCCTCTACAATCCTGTAGCGGCATCTGTGCCTCTGTTAAGGAGCGATAGATATCAGCCGATGGCTTCAGCTATCATTGGAGTGATATCCTCCCTCTCAGGCCTTTGGATGAGTTACGCGTTCGATCTACCTGTGGGGGCATCTATATCGCTCTTCTCCGTGATATTACTCGCGATATCGAAGCTAATAAGCAAAATTAGGAGGAGAATTTTTGTATTATGA
- a CDS encoding ATP-binding cassette domain-containing protein — translation MSPRCEALRLEDVWVSYSGSGRPAIREVNLSLSSGESVLITGPNGAGKTTLLETCLGLLKPFRGEAFLFGVNTKSRRVAEVRKLCGYVPQNFMKPPEESYTVRQVISMGLAPLGSLRTELEARIDDISSLLGIGKLMEDPFGRLSGGQQQRVMIARALVRKPRLLLLDEPFSSMDLEMRSILAEVLRDYSAREDAAIVVVSHDEVPLNLDRVIRMNCGRVVG, via the coding sequence TTGAGCCCCCGCTGCGAGGCCCTGAGGCTGGAGGATGTCTGGGTCTCCTATTCAGGGAGCGGGAGACCGGCCATAAGGGAGGTCAACCTCTCCTTAAGTTCCGGTGAGTCCGTGCTAATAACCGGGCCGAACGGCGCTGGGAAGACCACGCTCTTGGAGACCTGCTTAGGGCTCCTCAAACCGTTTAGGGGAGAGGCCTTCCTATTTGGGGTTAACACGAAGAGCAGAAGAGTGGCTGAGGTTAGGAAGCTCTGCGGCTACGTCCCTCAAAACTTCATGAAACCACCTGAGGAGAGCTACACGGTGAGGCAAGTTATCTCCATGGGGCTAGCCCCCCTAGGATCTCTCAGAACAGAGCTTGAGGCGAGGATAGACGATATCTCGAGCCTCCTTGGGATAGGGAAGCTAATGGAAGATCCCTTCGGGAGGCTAAGCGGGGGACAGCAGCAGAGAGTCATGATAGCTAGGGCTCTGGTGAGGAAACCTAGGCTCCTACTTTTGGACGAGCCCTTCTCGAGTATGGACCTCGAGATGAGATCCATCCTAGCTGAGGTCCTCAGGGATTACTCGGCTAGGGAGGATGCAGCGATTGTGGTGGTAAGTCACGATGAGGTCCCCCTCAATCTCGATCGCGTGATAAGGATGAACTGCGGGAGGGTAGTGGGTTGA
- a CDS encoding formylmethanofuran dehydrogenase subunit E family protein, which translates to MLSLEDAVRMHGHRGPWLVLGYRAGLRALELLRPEDEHELSCTIRCPVRTPYTCSVDGIQASTGCTTGKMSLRMEEHDDIEFLFLSRRKNLKLRLKLREGVRELIEEMSSREGLGSASAYVEGAELGELFEEAVITV; encoded by the coding sequence GTGCTCAGCTTAGAGGATGCCGTTAGGATGCACGGTCACAGGGGACCTTGGCTCGTCCTAGGCTACAGAGCTGGTCTAAGGGCTCTCGAACTGCTGAGACCCGAGGACGAGCATGAGCTCTCCTGCACCATCAGGTGCCCGGTGAGGACCCCCTACACCTGCTCGGTGGATGGGATACAGGCCTCGACCGGATGCACCACGGGGAAGATGAGCTTGAGGATGGAGGAGCACGATGATATCGAGTTCCTGTTCCTCAGTAGGAGAAAGAACTTGAAGCTGAGGCTTAAGCTCAGGGAGGGGGTTCGGGAGCTGATAGAGGAGATGTCCTCGAGGGAGGGGTTGGGTTCCGCTAGCGCCTACGTCGAGGGAGCTGAGCTTGGGGAGCTCTTCGAGGAGGCAGTGATAACAGTATAA
- a CDS encoding metal ABC transporter substrate-binding protein produces MRPLVPLLLILLIPTLTPLAADKSKVVCSTTVLCSIVRDLAGDSVDIEVIAPPNICPGHYDAKPSDAYTIAEADLILYHGIEPWIEELRRASGSETPAVKLSGGWNTPDLLKSLYSNVSKVLDHYLGLTTSAKLEKCLKAIDEAVREMRRIADERGFPGKPVVSMMFQADFLKFLGFRVIATFPPPEKVSAKLFESIVKNATESGAVLVVDNLQSGTEIGSRLASQVNAVEVALSNFPESPPELKNMTQVMVWNVERLSEALSHAELRASERKLASEAQFYEALTAILAVIVIAEAILILRRR; encoded by the coding sequence ATGAGACCCCTAGTTCCACTCCTGCTGATACTGTTGATACCGACGCTCACGCCATTGGCCGCTGACAAGTCCAAGGTCGTGTGCTCCACCACGGTCCTGTGCAGTATTGTAAGGGACCTAGCCGGTGATTCGGTCGATATAGAGGTCATAGCACCACCGAACATCTGCCCAGGGCACTACGATGCCAAGCCGAGTGACGCTTACACTATAGCTGAGGCCGATCTCATACTTTACCACGGTATAGAGCCCTGGATAGAGGAGTTAAGGAGGGCTTCAGGAAGCGAGACTCCTGCTGTCAAATTATCCGGAGGTTGGAACACCCCTGATCTGCTCAAATCCCTCTACTCTAACGTATCTAAGGTATTAGATCACTACTTAGGTCTGACTACGTCAGCTAAGCTCGAGAAGTGCCTTAAGGCCATAGATGAAGCGGTCAGGGAGATGAGGAGGATAGCGGACGAGAGGGGTTTCCCCGGAAAGCCGGTGGTCAGCATGATGTTCCAAGCTGACTTCCTCAAGTTCCTGGGCTTCAGGGTGATAGCCACATTCCCACCCCCTGAAAAGGTATCAGCGAAGCTATTCGAGTCCATAGTGAAGAACGCTACTGAGAGCGGAGCAGTTTTAGTCGTGGACAACCTTCAGAGCGGGACCGAGATAGGATCGAGGTTAGCCTCCCAGGTGAACGCCGTGGAGGTCGCTCTGTCTAACTTCCCGGAGTCGCCTCCTGAGCTTAAGAACATGACACAGGTCATGGTGTGGAACGTTGAGAGGCTCTCCGAAGCCCTATCTCACGCTGAACTCAGGGCTTCCGAGAGGAAGTTAGCTAGCGAAGCTCAGTTTTACGAAGCTCTAACCGCGATTTTAGCTGTCATAGTCATTGCTGAAGCGATCTTGATCCTCAGGAGGAGGTGA
- a CDS encoding iron-sulfur cluster assembly scaffold protein: MSTRVPLPYTPKVLELFRNPRNLGRMENADASAQAGSPACGDVISIYLRIRGDVIEDAKFESYGCAANIAAASVLTEIVRGRTLREAWGIDWQRVADELGGLPPVKRHCSILAVGALRRAIRRYYGERRPEWLPEELTAVEKQAIEEEELIERLYRGGSRAER, from the coding sequence ATGAGCACCAGAGTACCGCTACCCTACACCCCCAAGGTATTGGAGCTCTTCAGGAACCCCAGGAACCTGGGGAGGATGGAGAATGCCGATGCGTCCGCTCAAGCCGGGAGTCCTGCTTGCGGCGATGTCATAAGCATCTACCTGAGGATAAGAGGGGATGTTATAGAGGACGCTAAGTTCGAGAGTTACGGTTGCGCTGCTAACATAGCTGCAGCCAGCGTGCTCACCGAGATCGTGAGGGGAAGGACCCTGAGGGAAGCTTGGGGCATCGATTGGCAGCGAGTGGCTGATGAGCTGGGAGGCCTGCCCCCCGTCAAGAGGCACTGCAGCATACTAGCTGTGGGGGCCCTGAGGAGGGCTATAAGGAGGTACTATGGGGAGAGGAGGCCTGAGTGGTTACCGGAAGAGTTAACAGCTGTGGAGAAGCAAGCTATAGAGGAAGAGGAGCTCATAGAAAGGTTATATAGAGGCGGATCGAGGGCTGAGAGGTGA
- a CDS encoding cysteine desulfurase family protein, with translation MGIEDLLRVHGKPAKEVYLDNENSGWVPREVVEAMIPYFNVVGYGHPSITNKPGWEAFEVLDETSELVAKTLNGDKEDVNFVHSGTEANNLAIIGSARANRSRGRKIIVSDIEHYSVLLPALSLEEAGFKVVRAPVDEQGFVMGEILSELVDKDTLLVSIQHVNHEIGTVQRLRELIEVVRDRNSDALFHTDACDAYARVPIDLNELDVDMLTVSSHKILGPKGAAVLYVRDDVEVQPVLRGALSGQALWPGVENVPAIAGFRKAIELAFEDFDGNVRKMTSLRDFLIGSIIDSVPECILNGPSGKERAPDNVNMSFLRVEGEALTVELSMRGVYVSSGSACTSRVLEPSHVMLAIGRKHEEAHGSLLFKLTRYHGMEEMRYVSEQVREAVERLRSMSPL, from the coding sequence ATGGGTATCGAGGATCTACTGAGGGTACATGGGAAACCTGCTAAAGAGGTTTATCTCGATAATGAGAACTCAGGATGGGTTCCTAGAGAGGTCGTGGAAGCTATGATCCCCTATTTCAACGTAGTGGGCTACGGACATCCTTCCATAACCAACAAGCCGGGATGGGAGGCATTCGAGGTGTTGGATGAGACATCCGAGCTGGTGGCCAAGACGCTGAACGGTGATAAGGAGGACGTGAACTTCGTCCACAGCGGGACCGAGGCCAACAACTTAGCGATAATCGGCTCAGCTAGGGCGAACAGGAGTAGGGGGAGGAAAATAATCGTATCGGACATAGAGCACTACAGCGTGCTCTTGCCAGCTCTTTCCCTGGAGGAAGCTGGGTTTAAAGTAGTCAGGGCTCCTGTTGATGAGCAGGGCTTCGTTATGGGTGAGATCCTCTCTGAGTTAGTGGATAAGGATACGCTGCTGGTGAGCATTCAGCACGTGAACCACGAGATAGGTACAGTGCAGAGGTTGAGGGAGCTGATCGAGGTAGTGAGGGATAGAAATTCGGATGCCCTCTTCCACACAGATGCCTGCGATGCCTACGCTAGGGTACCGATAGACCTGAATGAGTTAGACGTCGATATGCTCACTGTAAGCTCTCACAAGATCCTGGGCCCGAAGGGAGCTGCTGTCCTCTACGTTAGGGATGACGTCGAGGTGCAACCCGTGCTGAGAGGGGCCCTGAGTGGCCAAGCGCTTTGGCCGGGGGTCGAGAACGTGCCAGCAATAGCGGGATTCAGGAAGGCAATTGAGCTGGCTTTCGAGGATTTCGACGGTAACGTGAGGAAGATGACCTCCCTCAGGGACTTTCTGATAGGTTCTATAATCGATAGCGTTCCTGAATGCATTCTGAACGGTCCCTCGGGGAAGGAGAGAGCCCCCGATAACGTTAACATGAGCTTCCTGAGGGTCGAGGGAGAGGCGCTAACGGTTGAGCTCAGCATGAGGGGGGTTTACGTGTCCAGCGGTAGCGCTTGCACGAGCAGGGTGCTTGAGCCGAGCCACGTGATGCTAGCCATAGGGAGGAAGCACGAGGAGGCTCACGGCAGTTTGCTCTTCAAACTGACTAGGTATCACGGGATGGAGGAGATGAGGTACGTGAGCGAGCAGGTGAGGGAGGCCGTTGAGAGACTCAGGTCTATGAGCCCCCTCTGA
- a CDS encoding glycosyltransferase yields the protein MRLLVIAPHYNSFVKGLVDEESKSISEVNVLVHHNILAELSNLLPFSGYLDWVRRFRKSSLLDLSEVPENVSVHVKSTVYLPSRISRALGDRLAKIYERMIKRRGIRFDLIHAHFTWPCGYAAVKLGDAFGTPVVVTIHENREWFLEEYGSGSSKIHYTWREADALIRVNRSDSSLLREFNSRVFSIPNGFSPRRIRAMDVREARERLGLPMGSKVIFSLGALVPRKGFQYLIRAMPKVLREHHDVLCFIGGIGPYGKELRRIVRKLGLESKVKLLGFIPEDELSLWMNSCDVFVLPSLSESFGVVQIEAMACGKPVVATKNGGSEEIIVSEDYGLLCEPGDPDGLAERIAIALSRGWDPDTIRSYALSFSWENVVKRVVDVYREVLSG from the coding sequence ATGAGGCTCTTGGTCATAGCCCCTCACTACAACAGCTTCGTAAAGGGGCTCGTGGATGAGGAATCGAAGTCGATCAGCGAGGTGAACGTACTAGTGCATCACAACATCCTCGCTGAGCTCTCGAACCTCCTCCCGTTCTCAGGGTACTTGGACTGGGTCAGGAGGTTCAGGAAGAGCAGCTTGCTCGACCTGAGCGAGGTCCCTGAGAACGTCAGCGTTCACGTTAAATCCACGGTCTACCTGCCCAGTAGAATTAGTAGGGCTTTAGGCGATAGGTTAGCTAAGATTTACGAGAGGATGATTAAGAGAAGGGGTATTAGGTTCGATTTGATACATGCTCACTTCACTTGGCCCTGTGGATATGCTGCTGTGAAGCTGGGTGATGCTTTCGGAACCCCGGTTGTTGTGACGATCCACGAGAACAGGGAGTGGTTCCTGGAGGAGTACGGATCAGGTAGCAGCAAGATCCACTACACTTGGAGGGAAGCTGACGCTCTGATAAGGGTGAACAGGTCCGATTCATCCCTCCTAAGGGAGTTCAACAGCAGGGTCTTTTCGATACCCAACGGGTTCAGCCCGAGGAGGATAAGGGCTATGGATGTGAGGGAAGCTAGGGAAAGGCTTGGGCTACCGATGGGGAGTAAGGTGATATTCTCCTTGGGAGCTCTGGTACCCAGGAAGGGGTTTCAGTATTTGATAAGAGCCATGCCGAAGGTGCTGAGGGAGCATCATGATGTCCTCTGCTTCATTGGGGGGATCGGGCCTTACGGGAAGGAGTTAAGGAGGATTGTGAGGAAGCTGGGGCTTGAGAGTAAGGTGAAGCTCCTAGGGTTCATCCCTGAGGATGAGCTCTCGCTTTGGATGAACTCCTGCGATGTATTCGTTTTGCCCAGCTTGAGCGAGAGCTTCGGAGTTGTTCAAATAGAGGCTATGGCTTGTGGAAAGCCGGTTGTAGCTACTAAGAACGGAGGAAGTGAGGAGATCATAGTCTCAGAGGATTATGGTCTGCTCTGCGAACCGGGGGATCCTGATGGGCTTGCTGAGAGGATAGCAATAGCGCTGAGCAGGGGTTGGGATCCTGATACCATAAGGAGCTACGCTCTCTCCTTCTCATGGGAGAACGTAGTTAAGAGGGTGGTCGACGTCTACAGGGAAGTCCTTAGCGGATGA
- the cyoE gene encoding heme o synthase, with translation MQVSSLKLRLSDLLCLTKPKQTSLLLLTSIFTYLGAGGTRIDTLVMLAAAMLLSISGTTSLNMALDADIDAMMPRTRDRPVPAGRLSKWDALLFGLLLFSVGLALSSIINFWVAFSTSLGMIFDIVVYTLWTKRRTPLSIIFGGLAGAAPSLAGWAAARDTMEVQAVLIALITMLWIPSHIWYISIYYLDDYANARVPMAPVKWGIKRTSELIVASNFLLITSQLLLFAIGPFGPLFLIFSLPITLRFLYHSIRYARRPERGEARRMYKVASPVEGVIFLAIALDGILRSLI, from the coding sequence TTGCAAGTCAGCTCGCTTAAGTTGAGGTTATCGGATCTCCTATGCTTAACTAAACCGAAACAAACTTCCTTACTCCTTCTAACATCCATATTCACTTACTTGGGCGCTGGAGGGACTAGGATAGACACTCTAGTGATGCTGGCGGCCGCCATGCTCCTCTCGATATCCGGCACCACCTCCCTGAACATGGCTTTGGATGCGGACATAGACGCTATGATGCCTAGGACCAGGGACAGGCCCGTTCCAGCCGGTAGGTTATCGAAGTGGGATGCTCTCCTCTTCGGCTTGCTCCTGTTCTCAGTTGGACTTGCTTTATCCTCGATCATAAACTTCTGGGTAGCGTTCTCAACGTCGCTGGGCATGATATTCGATATAGTGGTTTACACGCTCTGGACGAAGAGGAGGACCCCTCTCTCGATAATCTTCGGAGGCTTAGCTGGGGCTGCTCCCTCGCTAGCTGGTTGGGCGGCAGCTAGGGATACGATGGAGGTTCAAGCTGTCTTGATAGCTCTGATCACGATGCTCTGGATCCCCTCGCACATATGGTACATATCGATCTACTACCTGGACGATTACGCCAACGCCCGCGTACCCATGGCGCCCGTCAAGTGGGGGATCAAGAGAACCTCTGAGCTGATAGTAGCATCTAACTTCCTCCTGATAACCTCTCAGCTCCTCCTGTTCGCAATAGGGCCATTCGGCCCACTCTTCCTCATCTTCTCCCTACCGATCACCCTCAGGTTCCTCTACCACTCCATCAGGTACGCTAGGAGGCCTGAGAGAGGGGAGGCGAGGAGGATGTACAAGGTGGCTAGCCCCGTCGAGGGAGTGATCTTCCTGGCGATAGCTCTGGATGGCATACTGAGGTCCCTCATCTAA
- a CDS encoding SDR family oxidoreductase, with amino-acid sequence MDLGLRGKLAVLTGASSGMGKAAALSLLKEGARVLIASRSEERLRRAAEELSREGEVHIQVADVTKAEDVEGLYRRAEELGGAEILVVSYGGPRIARFSDLEDRDWYDSFELLVMSSVRLSRSFGYRMKERGWGRIVFITSTAIREVNMDIPLSSIVRVSLSSLIKVLSRELAPEVTVNGVMPGRIMTERQRELLTVKARERGMSLEQMEAEASAEIPAKRFGRPEEVGDLIAFLCSERAGYVSGALIPVDGGYLTCI; translated from the coding sequence ATGGACCTGGGGCTGAGGGGTAAGCTAGCCGTCCTGACGGGGGCTAGCTCCGGTATGGGTAAGGCGGCAGCCCTCTCCCTACTCAAGGAGGGAGCTAGGGTTCTGATAGCCTCGAGGAGTGAGGAGAGGCTGAGGAGGGCCGCTGAGGAGCTATCTAGGGAGGGAGAGGTCCACATTCAGGTGGCCGATGTGACTAAGGCTGAGGACGTAGAGGGGCTCTACAGGAGGGCTGAAGAGCTGGGAGGGGCTGAAATACTGGTTGTGAGCTATGGAGGGCCTAGGATAGCTAGGTTCAGTGATTTGGAGGATAGGGATTGGTACGATTCCTTTGAGCTGCTCGTCATGAGCTCAGTCAGGTTATCCAGGTCCTTCGGCTACAGGATGAAGGAGAGAGGGTGGGGAAGAATCGTCTTCATAACCTCAACAGCTATAAGAGAAGTTAACATGGACATACCACTCTCCTCAATCGTTAGGGTATCGCTATCAAGTCTGATCAAGGTGCTATCTAGGGAACTGGCTCCCGAGGTCACCGTGAACGGGGTGATGCCGGGCAGGATAATGACGGAGAGGCAGAGGGAGCTGTTGACGGTTAAAGCGAGGGAGAGAGGGATGAGCCTGGAGCAGATGGAAGCGGAGGCTTCGGCTGAGATTCCAGCTAAGAGATTCGGGAGACCTGAGGAGGTAGGAGACCTCATAGCTTTCCTCTGTAGCGAGAGGGCTGGTTACGTGTCCGGGGCCCTCATCCCGGTGGATGGTGGCTATCTGACCTGCATATGA